One window of the Cryptomeria japonica chromosome 7, Sugi_1.0, whole genome shotgun sequence genome contains the following:
- the LOC131036453 gene encoding F-box/kelch-repeat protein SKIP11-like, with protein sequence MDFLQELPEQIFRDILLRISYESQSKIKQLLKPAKEMMECFKFYQDRIKFGLANKYICFLQRCEVSIYDPIDHSCKPFRTEHEISHSSKIINVNHKIVVLDGHFSLSPKIWIYDLLSSTWKRGADIPTPSDRNKYAWCASPDGSIYIAGGYDNIAGRKLRDAAVYKVDEDKWELLPQMYENVGRYCRGFFIEGMFYVLYRYRTQRFDPNTRVWTTIANMSLPYSYYYVLLYAFGRLIAFTTKGIEEYDWEGSVWREVEPLPQGFTVLHATVWYDQIFLRGYSNFMRPIFYMYKPGAALTERWISIEEPNIFLENYVESIVTIEI encoded by the coding sequence ATGGATTTTTTACAGGAACTCCCCGAACAGATATTTCGAGACATTCTACTAAGAATATCGTATGAATCTCAGTCAAAGATTAAGCAGTTGTTGAAGCCTGCCAAAGAAATGATGGAATGCTTCAAATTTTATCAAGATAGAATTAAGTTTGGGCTGGccaataaatatatatgttttcttCAGCGTTGTGAGGTATCTATATACGATCCTATTGATCATTCATGTAAACCTTTTCGAACTGAACATGAAATCTCACACTCTTCTAAGATTATAAATGTGAATCATAAGATAGTTGTGCTAGACGGGCACTTTTCTTTAAGTCCAAAGATTTGGATATATGATTTATTATCTAGTACATGGAAGCGAGGTGCTGATATTCCAACCCCGAGTGATAGAAATAAGTATGCATGGTGTGCTTCACCCGATGGATCAATTTACATTGCAGGAGGATATGACAATATTGCTGGCCGTAAGCTCCGTGACGCAGCAGTTTATAAAGTAGATGAAGACAAGTGGGAGCTTCTTCCTCAGATGTACGAAAATGTTGGTCGGTACTGTAGAGGTTTTTTTATTGAAGGAATGTTTTATGTCCTATATCGTTATAGAACTCAAAGATTTGATCCCAACACAAGAGTATGGACAACAATAGCAAATATGTCTTTGCCTTATTCCTATTACTACGTTCTTCTATATGCATTTGGACGACTAATTGCATTTACGaccaaaggaatagaagaatatgATTGGGAAGGAAGTGTATGGAGAGAAGTGGAACCGCTCCCTCAAGGCTTTACAGTTCTCCATGCCACAGTGTGGTATGATCAAATTTTCTTGCGGGGATATAGCAATTTTATGCGTCCCATTTTTTATATGTATAAACCTGGAGCAGCATTAACCGAGAGGTGGATTTCTATCGAAGAGCCAAACATTTTTCTGGAAAACTATGTCGAATCTATTGTCACAATAGAAATTTAA